The region atgtgctTTGTATCCCAGAAGCATTATCCATAACACTTCAACATGACTCTATCTATAAATTAACTTATTGTTTCCCACCTTAATTCCAGGACCTGCCGTCATTCACTCAAAGCGTGCAGAGACTGGTGAACGACCTTCGCTACTATAGACTGTGTAACAGTAGTTTGCCCACTGGCACCATCAAGCTATAGCAAATCGACAGCTTGAACCACTCCACAAGTCAGCTGTGATCTTCAAAGACTGCCTGTGCTGACCACTCTGCCCAACACTCCTTCACTTCGGCTTCGCTCCACTCACAGCAACGGCACGGAGCAGCACACGTAGTTTAGTAGAGTAATGGGAGGGTGAGCATGCTGCTGATAACGTTCTTTAGTTTCTACTGTAAAACGTTGACACATTGGTATTTTGTTTTAGAGCAGTGTCCTCCTTGTGTCTTGCCAATGAACATTTGGTGAGGAAATGTATACCTGGTCTGCAGTTGGCATCTGTCCAGACCTGGAGCTGTCTGAGCCAGGCCTTCTCTCCCGTTCTCCCACAACAAAGCTGGGCTGGGACTGAGCACTTTCAACtcattttgagttatttttaaTGTCTGCTTTTATtcgttttgcctttttttttcatctccAAAGGAGATCAAAATTCAACTTAAGATCTTTCATATCATTCCATTCTGAAAACGTGAAAACtgcttgatttaataaattgctttttttttacttttttggtttttttggctGTGATTTGACATTTCAGTGGCACTGTTACTATGAAACTGAATAATAGTAGTTTTCTTACAAAGTATCAATATTATATACACTATTACTATTATCAGGTGATAACTTTTAAACCAAGGTGAACTCAAAACGTAACCTCATTAGGAGCAGAATTGTCACACTCACCTGGATGAAATTGATTCTCAGTCTTTTAAGAAATGTTACTACTGATGAAATTCAAGCAGTGCAATACTAtagaatatttacattttttcagctaataataaaaaaccagTTTCTGAGACACTTTTTCATATCTACCGTCTGTCTCGGGGATGTGCGAAAACAGCACCACTTTCTCAAACATCTGACTTGGCATCCCCTATCTCTACCTCAGCTGTGAGACAGCATACAGCTGTGTTTAAAATAGCAATAGCAATCCAACTTTAGTAACCAGATCATTGGCTGTTTtggtaaaaattatatttccacATGGCTAATCATTTACTAGTAGGATAGTGTAAAATCAGCAGACATGACATGCATGCTGCTGATTCTTTGCTGTTGAATCGCTGATTTAAAGGGGGGCATATTTAGACTAATAGCTGTGTGAGTTTCCATCTGTGAGGTCTCTGATTCAATGAACAAACTGCTGTAAAACAGGAGAAAGGCTGGTTACATTGCAGTCCTTTGAAATCAGTGGCCTGGGATGTTCCAGATATTGTTCAGAAGACTTGATTTAAAAAGTTGATCGGAGAAAGGAAAACATGGAAGTGCAGAAATATACAGGTTTCTGAACTAAAATAATCTCAAAGACtatgaaatgcaaaataaaaccagaaaaatgTGGAACACCACAGAAAACCCAATTTGAATGTATTGAAACATAGCCTGAAAGGTTTGGACTCAGACTATGATCAGCTCCAGGGTGATCAAAGAGGGTCTAGAGCAGGGGGTGTTGGGACCCCCGGGGGGTCGCGAGATGATTTTCAAAATCATGATGTGGCTGCTGTACAGATGTATAGAGGGCCAAAAAGGacacaattaaataaatgaaaaaaataaatttactttgaaatgtctcattaaataatatatgatgaaattaaaaagtcatttttttaCATAAGATAATTTAATAGCAATTTCAGTCCACATTTAGTAAATacatagagttaaaaaaaatgggTATTTTTAGAAGGTCGCCGGTCTTTGGCACTGTTATTTTGGTGGTCACAAGCTATAAGGTTGGGAACCTCTGGTCTAGTTACCTGTGAATAATGTAACAATTAAAGATACCTCTGTCGACCCTAAATATCAGCAAAAAGCCCCTGCAGTCCCATTGTCAAAAAGCAAGCCATATAAGTCAGTTTGTCAAAGAACACAAAGCCTAGACAGTTTTCATGGGGAAACCTGTGATATAATGGGAAAAGTAACGCCCCCCATCCTGACGCTGTAGAACAATTTGTTcccaatacaaacacacactatACAAAACAGGGGCACAGCAGAAACAACCCACAAAAACTAAAGAGAAGCAATTCACATACTTTAGGGGTGACAGGACTTGCTGTTTAGGGAAATCTGCTCAACATTTGGTGCGTGATGAGAAACTGACATCAGCTCAGCTCTATTTATATAGCAGCTTTCAATCAAGAATACATTTAAAGGTGctatacaaaacaaacacaagaacACAAACAAGAATTAACCGTATATTTAAGAAAGGTTAAGATATGTAAACAAAAACGATTACTATTAACCATTGTTAAACAGATGGTCTTTAAAACAAACCTGAGTTTTAAGTTTTGGATTAAAAAGGAATGTACATTTTGAATAATGGCAgcgagctggttccacaggacgGACTCTGCCTTTAGTTCTGGACCAGGAAGTTCTtggaaaaatgaagaaaattgtCTCTTGAAAACAAAGATTTCTTGTGAAATTTTAGAGGATAGGATCTTCATGATAAGCAGAAGCAGTGAAGATAATAGCTTTATGTGTGATGAGggtaatttaaaattcttaatTTAGTTACAAATAAAGGCAAAATAACACAGGTATCTTTTACAAACAATTATCAGGTTGTAGTTCAATTCAACTGCTGAATATCATCACCTATTTAGAGAACCACTGCTCTTATCTGGAAAATCCTACTGGGTGTTTTAGGTGATTATTGGTCTCTACAGGTGACAACCTCTTTATAAAAGACTATGGTTCTAACTGACCCAAGGTTTATTAAAACGGTGAAACATGTTGGGCTCAACTCCAGATGTGACTTGATTGGTTATTCTACTTTAAATGGACCCTTTCagattagattttatttgcatAAGGGCTCTAGACCTTCATATGGAGCCTCCTGAAGTGCAAGATCAATGATTGATTCAAAGTTATCGGAGATTGGATTGactttaaatagatttttaatctttaaaaagctGTTTCTCTCGCTTAACTtcataaaatacaggtccttctcaaaatattagcatattgtgataaagttcattattttccataatgtcatgatgaaaatttaacattcatatattttagattcattgcacactaactgaaatatttcaggtcttttattgtcttaatacggatgattttggcatacagctcatgaaaacccaaaattcctatctcacaaaattagcatatcattaaaagggtctctaaacgagctatgaacctaatcatctgaatcaacgagttaactctaaacacctgcaaaagattcctgaggcctttaaaactcccagcctggttcatcactcaaaaccccaatcatgggtaagactgccgacctgactgctgtccagaaggccactattgacaccctcaagcaagagggtaagacacagaaagacatttctgaacgaataggctgttcccagagtgctgtatcaaggcacctcagtgggaagtctgtgggaaggaaaagtgtggcagaaaacgctgcacaacgagaagaggtgaccggaccctgaggaagattgtggagaagggccgattccagaccttgggggacctgcggaagcagtggactgagtctggagtagaaacatccagagccaccgtgcacaggcgtgtgcaggaaatgggctacaggtgccgcattccccaggccaagccacttttgaaccagaaacagcggcagaagcgcttgacctgggctacagagaagcagcactggactgttgctcagtggtccaaagtacttttttcggatgaaagcaaattctgcatgtcattcggaaatcaaggtgccagagtctggaggaagactggggagaaggaaatgccaaaatgccagaagtccagtgtcaagtacccacagtcagtgatggtctggggtgccatgtcagctgctggtgttggtccactgtgttttatcaaggacagggtcaatgcagctagctatcaggagattttggagcacttcatgcttccatctgctgaaaagctttatggagatgaagatttcatttttcagtacgacctggcacctgctcacagagccaaaaccactggtaaatggtttactgaccgtggtatcactgtgctcaattggcctgccaactctcctgacctgaaccccatagagaatctgtgggatattgtgaagagaatgttgagagactcaagacccaacactctggatgagctaaaggccgctatcgaagcatcctgggcctccataagacctcagcagtgccacaggctgattgcctccatgccacgccgcattgaagcagtcatttctgccaaatgattcccgaccaagtattgagtgcataactgtacatgattatttgaaggttgacgtcttttgtattaaaaacacttttcttttattggtcggatgaaatttgctaattttgtgagataggaattttgggttttcatgagctgtatgccacaatcatccgtattaagacaatgaaagacctgaaatatttcagttagtgtgcaatgaatctaaaatatatgaatgttaaattttcatcatgacattatggaaaataatgaactttatcacaatatgctaatattttgagaaggacctgtataccgaATTTTCTGCAAATACTTCAAAACTGAGAAGGAAGAGGGACCTGGCATGAGTGGAGTTAAATATTCAGGAGTGAGTGTCAATGAGTGGAGccggaggggggggggggactcgTGAGTTTTTATTGAGGAGGGTTGACTTCACTCTAGAGTCTGACAAAAACACGCGTGGAACGCACAGTCATGTTGCAGCGCAGCATTTTCCACACAGCTcttaaacactttttcacagggggTCCAGAGACCCGCAGAAGTCTGCCATGCGGGCTCCTCTGTGCGTTTCGGTGGGGACCCGGGCTCTTCTGGCACAGGAGCAAATCAAGTAAGTGAAGAGTTTTAACTAATCGTCCATTTCCGTAAGTGTATTCTGCGTGTTTTTTCCTCATTAGTGGTGCTTAGAGTCAATCTTTCATTCAGTGCTTACCTGAACAACTCTGCTCTGGAAATCGGGTTTTACATTTGAATGAAAGACGCTGATCTCTGGGCAGAGTTCACTGGAGTCGGAGACTTTAACCCCGAAGCGCAACGTTTCCCCCCAAAcccaaagaaaaatatttgacaaCAAACTCGCACGCCAGAAGCATGGGGTCATAAGTGTCGTAAAGGTTCATGGCTGGGACGTGTGTGGCAACAAAAAGCTCGGAGGTGCGCGGTTTCCGTCTGAAACTGCACGTCGTCTGCGTTTTTTTGGCGAATGTAGAGCACCGTCGCCTATACCCGAACTTTTATGGACCCGAACTTGCAACCAGTCCACTAATACGTCATTGTTCACGTCTTGCATGACGCCGGCCTACCACCACTCAGCTGCTCCCGTGGCGGGTCTCGTGTGTTTTAATGGATCACATGCAGTCATTCATGCGCTCCTGGTGTTGTGGCCCCTATCAGTAGTTGTGGAGTACAACTAAACTGGTTTAAAACATGTTCTAACGTGTAAACATGCATGGAGAATGAACGgtttatattgtttattaactgaaaaaagaaaaaatcggACTTCATCTATAGGCTactgtgtaaaatgttttgctcccttacagatttcttcttttgttttcttttttgtcacatttaaatgtttcatatcatAAAACGAATTCTAATACTAGACAAAGATATGTCTGAAGtgttatccaaaccaacctgaccatgtttgaaaaagtaattgcctccTGAACCTAATTACTGGCTGCAGTACCATTTAACAAAACAGCAGCTATCAGGTGTTTGTGTAACAAAGAGTATTTTTTGCAACCCTGTGAAGGATTtatggcccactcttctttgcagaatttagAGGAAGATTTTCGAACATGCCCCAAGCATCTAAATCCAATTTCAGTGCTctggaaaaaaattaataagCCAGCCTGAGAAGGTTCACAATTTTCCAtactttctccatttgtggacagTGCGTCTCACTGGGGTTCACAGCAAccccaaagctttagaaatatCTTCGTAACCATTTTCAGACAAAAATGTTAGTGACTTTTTCTCACCTGTTTCTTGTAACCTCCTTCATGTTGTCatacaggttctgtttaagcaaTATATTGATTCTACAGGCAAGACATGAATCAGGCCTGAGTGTGGCTTGTAAACTTTAACTCAGCTGTCCAAAAAAAATGGGTTAATGACAGTTAATTTGTGATTTAACAAGTAGGGGGCCTATATTTTCGCATAGTGCCAGGTcagtttggatagttttttttttccaagcacATTTTATATTTACCCAGGTTATCTGTCTGGTATTGAACTTTTTTGAAAATCCTAAAAATCAAAGTGTGGCAAAGAACAAAAGCCAAAGAAATGCACCATAGTTACAGAAAATACACagtataaaataaatgaaaaatcacATGCAGAATTTGAGGAGGACTGTTCTACTTGTTCTCAGTatagtttaacatttttaatttgtgaaGAAAGTGTTTCATATGTGAAGACACCCTTACTTTTCAACAACATAGCTTCTGTAGCCCCACTGGCCACCTGGCAGTTGATGCTTTGGTTATTTTAGCAAGACTATCAAAAATCTCTATCTGTTGCCTAGAGCATTGTATGCCTGCACTGTAAACAGGTAAGGGAGTTAAAGTTACTTGTGCACTTCAGAGTgatcatttaacaaaaaaatctagAATAAGACAAGGCCATGCaatgcattttaaatggctTGCTGTGCACTGTTATAAGGTGACAACCATGGTTGCTTATAAGATTGCACTAGGAGATGTGTTTCCTTGCTCCAAGATATTGAGTTTCGATAATCATTAGTCTTCCCTGTGGATAACCAATACTTCCACCAATATGTATGCATTTGAGCTGTATATTAACTCCTGCGTTCCCTCTCTTGTCACAGCAGGTCTCCCAGATGTAAGGGAGCGGACTCTCGTTGCCATAAAGCCAGACGGAGTTCAGCGTCGTCTTGTTGGACAGATAATCCAGCGGTTCGAGCAGCGAGGTTTCAAGTTGGTGGGCCTGAAGATGCTGCAGGTACATTAGCTCTGTGCATTGACACTGTGTGAAGAGAACGCCATCTTTTTAATTGCTAACTGTAGCTTTGTTTGATGTGAAGGCATCTCAGGATGTCCTGTCTGAGCACTACTGTAACCTGAGGACGAAGCCTTTTTATAACAGTCTAGTGCGTTACATGACCTCAGGACCTCTGGTTGTGATGGTGAGGGCTTCCCTTTTTTCTGCTGGTTTTGGGCTCCtttcagtttttacatttcGTTTGCTTTATCTCGTCCTTGCTTATCAGTTCGCTGCaatgtatgtgtgttgctttatcTGTGTTTAGGTATGGGAAGGGCACAATGTTGTTCAGACATCGCGGACTATGGTGGGACACACTAATCCAGCTCAGGCCCAGGCAGGGACTGTCAGAGGGGATTTCAGCATTCATGTCAGCAGGTAGCCTCATGTTATTTCATAtttacagcaccttgcaaaataATTATTGCAGcttcatttatttgtatttgtttaagaTTTTGGGCTATTTATATGAGAGATCAACACCAAGCAGTTCGCAATGGGGAAATGGGAGGGAAATTAATGATTTTCAActtttttccaaagaagaaaGTGTACAGTGTATAcacagccccctttactctgatacccctaaattaaatccagtccAAGTGTGGATTGTTTAATATCAGTGTAGCAGTGTACAGCTGTCCTGTGAAGGCATTTTACAAGCAGCACATTGAAACCCAAGAAAAGCCAAGCTCTAATCATCTCACAGAGTACTGTTCAATCCCTCATCTGAATATGAAAGAGTTTGGCCCAACTGCAAACCTAGCAAGACAAGTCTGTCCACCTAAATTGACTGGCCAGGGAAGAAGAAGACCGTG is a window of Girardinichthys multiradiatus isolate DD_20200921_A chromosome Y, DD_fGirMul_XY1, whole genome shotgun sequence DNA encoding:
- the LOC124863741 gene encoding nucleoside diphosphate kinase A-like isoform X2 → MLQRSIFHTALKHFFTGGPETRRSLPCGLLCAFRWGPGLFWHRSKSSLPDVRERTLVAIKPDGVQRRLVGQIIQRFEQRGFKLVGLKMLQASQDVLSEHYCNLRTKPFYNSLVRYMTSGPLVVMVWEGHNVVQTSRTMVGHTNPAQAQAGTVRGDFSIHVSRNVIHASDSVEGAEKEIQLWFQAKDLLDWNCWDQISTGEL
- the LOC124863741 gene encoding nucleoside diphosphate kinase A-like isoform X1, whose protein sequence is MLQRSIFHTALKHFFTGGPETRRSLPCGLLCAFRWGPGLFWHRSKSTGLPDVRERTLVAIKPDGVQRRLVGQIIQRFEQRGFKLVGLKMLQASQDVLSEHYCNLRTKPFYNSLVRYMTSGPLVVMVWEGHNVVQTSRTMVGHTNPAQAQAGTVRGDFSIHVSRNVIHASDSVEGAEKEIQLWFQAKDLLDWNCWDQISTGEL